In the genome of Fulvivirga maritima, one region contains:
- a CDS encoding phenylacetate--CoA ligase family protein produces the protein MFIPSLDTLDNSQVSAYQLDELKKLLVYVSESSPYYKRHFNEAGININSIASFHDFEKIPPTDKSDLQKFQRDFWCVGTDQILDYCSTSGTEGKPVIVPLTAKDLDRLTYNESTSLTCANGSHKDIYQLTTTIDRQFMAGYAYAMGVRAMNAGMVRVGPGLPELQWRMINEIKPTTLIIVPSFLNKLIDYALANNIDFQSSSVTKAVCIGEPIRGAQFELNAIGKRITERWNISLFSTYASTEMGAAFTECEAGKGGHLRPELLIAEILDEDNQPVKPGETGELTITTLGVEAMPLIRFKTGDLCYFDYEPCSCGRNTPRLSPILGRKYQLIKYKGTTCYPPAIFDLLDSEKEILHYQVVVEADEFANDILKVMYCGKPGFDAGLLYKKFKAILRVTPELYEIPEAELVASVYPKSSRKPIKFQDKRK, from the coding sequence ATGTTTATCCCTTCTTTAGATACTTTAGATAATAGTCAGGTTAGTGCTTATCAACTTGATGAATTAAAAAAGTTATTGGTATATGTAAGTGAGTCATCTCCTTATTACAAAAGACATTTTAATGAGGCAGGAATCAACATTAATAGTATCGCCTCTTTTCATGATTTTGAAAAGATACCTCCTACTGATAAAAGTGACCTGCAGAAATTTCAAAGGGATTTTTGGTGTGTAGGAACTGACCAAATACTTGATTATTGTAGTACTTCTGGCACAGAAGGCAAGCCGGTAATAGTACCGCTTACCGCTAAAGATTTAGATAGACTTACCTATAATGAATCTACCTCGCTAACTTGTGCAAATGGTAGTCATAAGGATATTTATCAGCTCACCACTACTATTGATCGTCAGTTTATGGCAGGTTATGCTTATGCTATGGGCGTACGGGCTATGAATGCCGGTATGGTTAGAGTAGGTCCTGGTTTACCAGAGCTACAGTGGAGAATGATAAATGAAATTAAACCTACCACGCTCATAATAGTACCATCATTTTTAAATAAGTTGATTGACTATGCTCTGGCTAATAATATAGACTTTCAATCAAGCAGTGTCACTAAGGCGGTATGCATAGGTGAACCTATTAGAGGTGCTCAGTTTGAGCTTAACGCTATTGGCAAAAGAATCACAGAAAGATGGAATATAAGTCTTTTCTCTACTTATGCCTCTACAGAAATGGGAGCTGCTTTTACTGAATGCGAAGCCGGGAAAGGCGGACATTTGCGCCCTGAGCTTTTAATTGCAGAGATTTTAGATGAAGATAACCAACCAGTTAAGCCTGGAGAAACTGGTGAACTGACCATTACTACCTTAGGAGTAGAAGCCATGCCTCTTATCCGCTTTAAGACTGGAGATCTTTGCTACTTCGACTATGAACCTTGTTCTTGTGGAAGAAATACACCACGTTTAAGCCCCATCCTTGGCAGGAAATATCAACTTATAAAGTATAAAGGAACCACTTGCTATCCTCCGGCTATTTTTGATCTTTTAGATTCCGAAAAGGAGATATTACACTATCAGGTAGTAGTGGAGGCAGATGAATTTGCCAATGATATTCTAAAAGTAATGTACTGTGGTAAACCTGGCTTTGATGCAGGCCTTTTATATAAAAAATTCAAGGCAATTTTGAGGGTTACACCGGAATTATATGAAATACCTGAGGCTGAATTGGTAGCAAGCGTCTATCCTAAGTCCAGCAGAAAGCCCATAAAATTCCAGGATAAGAGGAAATAA
- the rplC gene encoding 50S ribosomal protein L3 has protein sequence MSGIIGKKIGMTSVYSATGKNIPCTVIEAGPCVVTQVKNDETDGYTAVQLGYGERKEKNTPKALQGHFKKAGTTPKKEVAEFRDFRVEFEGGVQLGQEIKVGDVFVEGDFVDAIGTSKGKGFQGVVKRHGFGGVGQRTHGQHNRERAPGSIGGASFPARVFKGMRMAGRAGGNRVKVINLQVVKIIPEKNLVLISGSVPGANNSTVILEK, from the coding sequence ATGTCTGGTATTATAGGAAAGAAAATCGGGATGACTAGCGTATACAGTGCCACTGGGAAAAATATCCCATGCACGGTGATAGAGGCTGGTCCTTGTGTGGTAACACAAGTAAAAAATGATGAGACAGACGGATATACGGCTGTTCAGTTGGGCTATGGAGAGCGTAAGGAGAAAAATACTCCTAAAGCTTTACAGGGTCACTTCAAAAAAGCTGGTACTACTCCTAAGAAAGAAGTTGCTGAATTTAGAGACTTCAGAGTTGAGTTTGAAGGAGGCGTGCAACTAGGACAAGAAATTAAAGTTGGCGATGTATTCGTTGAAGGAGATTTCGTAGATGCTATTGGAACCTCTAAAGGTAAAGGTTTCCAAGGTGTTGTAAAAAGACATGGATTTGGTGGAGTTGGACAAAGAACTCACGGACAGCATAACAGAGAGAGAGCACCTGGTTCAATAGGTGGTGCTTCATTCCCAGCTAGAGTTTTCAAAGGAATGAGAATGGCTGGAAGAGCAGGTGGTAACAGAGTTAAAGTTATCAACCTTCAGGTAGTGAAAATCATACCTGAAAAGAATTTGGTATTAATAAGTGGTTCTGTACCAGGAGCAAATAATTCAACTGTAATTCTCGAGAAGTAA
- the rplD gene encoding 50S ribosomal protein L4, with product MDISVVKYSGEDTGRKISLSNEVFGVEPNDHAIYLDVKQYLANQRQGTHKSKERGEISGSTKKIKRQKGTGTARAGSIKSPVFRGGGRVFGPQPRNYSFKLNKKLKELARKSVLTYKAKDNSIAVVEDFNFEAPKTKEYLKMLEALSLGNKKTLLVLSEGNKNIVLSGRNVQNTKVITADSLNTYDVLHADNLILSESSLEKIDNLLKK from the coding sequence ATGGACATTTCAGTAGTAAAATATAGTGGTGAAGATACCGGAAGAAAGATAAGTCTTTCTAACGAGGTTTTTGGTGTTGAGCCTAATGATCATGCAATTTACCTTGACGTTAAACAATATTTAGCTAATCAAAGACAAGGTACGCATAAGTCAAAAGAAAGAGGTGAGATTAGCGGATCTACCAAAAAGATAAAGAGACAAAAGGGTACTGGTACTGCCAGAGCAGGTAGTATAAAATCACCTGTATTCAGAGGTGGTGGTAGAGTATTCGGTCCTCAGCCAAGAAACTATTCTTTCAAACTAAACAAAAAGTTGAAAGAACTAGCTCGTAAGTCTGTACTTACATATAAGGCTAAGGATAACAGCATCGCAGTAGTAGAAGACTTCAACTTTGAAGCTCCTAAAACTAAGGAGTATCTTAAAATGTTAGAAGCTCTTTCATTAGGAAATAAGAAGACATTACTGGTTCTTTCTGAGGGTAATAAAAATATCGTATTGTCAGGAAGAAACGTGCAAAACACGAAAGTGATAACAGCTGATAGCTTAAACACATACGATGTATTGCATGCTGATAATCTAATATTGAGTGAAAGCTCTCTTGAGAAGATTGATAACTTATTGAAGAAATAA
- the rplW gene encoding 50S ribosomal protein L23 has product MSVLIKPLVTEKVSALNETGKYGFIVDRKANKVDIKKAVEKMYGVTVEEVNTMNYLGKTKSRYTKSKVITGRTPSFKKAIVTVADGEVIDFYSEI; this is encoded by the coding sequence ATGAGCGTTTTAATAAAGCCATTGGTTACAGAGAAAGTTTCTGCTTTAAACGAAACAGGCAAGTATGGTTTCATAGTAGACCGCAAAGCTAATAAAGTAGACATAAAAAAGGCTGTAGAAAAGATGTACGGGGTAACCGTAGAAGAAGTGAACACAATGAATTATTTGGGTAAAACAAAATCCAGATATACTAAATCAAAAGTGATCACAGGAAGAACTCCGTCGTTCAAAAAGGCTATCGTTACCGTAGCGGATGGTGAAGTAATCGATTTTTACAGCGAAATTTAA
- the rplB gene encoding 50S ribosomal protein L2, whose product MAIKKLRPITPGQRYRIAPAFTEVTKSTPEKSLVSTKKRSGGRNNSGKMTMRYIGGGHKKKNRIVDFKRNKFDIPATVKAIEYDPTRSARLALLYYADGAKAYILAPEGLTVGTVLTAGESVAPEVGNALPLSKIPLGTIVHNIELKPGKGGALARSAGSYAQLTAREGKYATLKLPSGETRRVLVTCLATIGSVSNSDHMNVKLGKAGRNRWLGKRPRTRGVAMNPVDHPMGGGEGRSSGGHPRSRKGLLAKGKKTRTPKKYSNNLIISRGKKKK is encoded by the coding sequence ATGGCAATTAAGAAATTAAGACCGATTACTCCAGGACAGAGATACAGAATTGCTCCAGCTTTTACTGAGGTAACTAAATCTACTCCGGAGAAATCTTTGGTCTCTACTAAAAAGAGATCAGGAGGTAGAAATAACAGCGGTAAGATGACCATGAGATACATTGGTGGTGGTCATAAGAAGAAAAACCGTATCGTTGATTTCAAAAGAAATAAGTTTGATATACCAGCTACTGTAAAGGCTATAGAGTATGATCCTACTAGATCAGCTCGTTTAGCTTTATTATATTATGCTGATGGTGCTAAAGCATATATCTTAGCTCCTGAAGGATTAACAGTAGGTACTGTATTAACAGCAGGCGAAAGTGTAGCTCCTGAAGTGGGTAACGCTCTTCCTCTGTCTAAAATACCTTTAGGTACTATTGTTCATAACATCGAATTGAAGCCTGGTAAAGGTGGTGCTTTAGCAAGAAGTGCAGGATCTTACGCTCAGTTAACTGCTCGTGAAGGAAAATATGCTACTTTAAAGCTTCCTTCAGGTGAAACAAGAAGAGTATTAGTTACTTGTTTAGCTACTATTGGTTCAGTATCTAACTCTGACCACATGAATGTGAAACTTGGTAAAGCAGGTAGAAACAGATGGTTAGGTAAGAGACCTAGAACAAGAGGTGTAGCCATGAACCCGGTTGATCACCCAATGGGTGGTGGTGAAGGAAGATCTTCTGGAGGTCACCCTAGATCAAGAAAGGGCTTGTTAGCTAAAGGTAAGAAAACAAGAACGCCTAAGAAATATTCAAACAATCTTATAATTAGTAGAGGTAAGAAGAAAAAATAA
- the rpsS gene encoding 30S ribosomal protein S19, producing MARSLKKGPYIDFRLDKKVDAMNDSGKKSVIKTWSRRSMISPDFVGHTFAVHNGNKFIPVYVTENMVGHKLGEFAPTRNFRGHVGKKDKGKR from the coding sequence ATGGCTAGATCACTTAAAAAAGGACCATATATAGATTTCAGGCTCGACAAGAAAGTCGATGCTATGAACGATTCAGGAAAAAAATCTGTGATCAAGACCTGGTCAAGAAGGTCAATGATCTCGCCAGATTTTGTAGGACATACTTTTGCTGTACATAATGGTAATAAGTTTATTCCTGTTTATGTAACTGAAAATATGGTAGGGCACAAACTTGGTGAGTTTGCTCCTACTAGAAACTTCAGAGGTCATGTTGGTAAAAAAGACAAAGGTAAAAGATAA
- the rplV gene encoding 50S ribosomal protein L22: MEAVAKLKNVPTSPRKMRLVADLIRGERVNKALNILKFEPKQGAARLEKLLLSAISNWQQSNEDVDLEDADLYVKSIQVDSGKILKRLRPAPQGRAHRIRKRSNHVTLVLDSLAPVQEEVEKPAKKETKKTKKSDNKEDK, encoded by the coding sequence ATGGAGGCAGTAGCTAAATTAAAGAATGTACCTACTTCACCTCGAAAGATGAGATTGGTTGCCGATCTTATCAGAGGAGAGAGAGTTAATAAGGCACTTAATATATTGAAATTTGAGCCTAAGCAAGGTGCTGCCAGGCTCGAAAAGTTATTACTTTCTGCTATTTCAAACTGGCAGCAAAGTAATGAGGACGTAGACCTAGAAGACGCTGATCTTTATGTGAAAAGCATTCAGGTTGATAGCGGTAAAATACTTAAGCGTTTAAGACCTGCACCTCAGGGAAGAGCGCACAGAATAAGAAAGAGATCTAATCACGTAACTTTAGTCTTGGATAGTCTTGCCCCTGTTCAGGAAGAGGTTGAAAAACCTGCAAAGAAGGAGACCAAGAAGACTAAAAAATCAGACAATAAAGAAGATAAATAA